In a single window of the Coregonus clupeaformis isolate EN_2021a chromosome 10, ASM2061545v1, whole genome shotgun sequence genome:
- the LOC121575409 gene encoding ETS-related transcription factor Elf-3-like has translation MSSASELCTILTNANMTMYQTGSSEPLQPLQPSLTTVSLPAIGDLLQLSDLSSCSSNILAQWYDLNPQYWSKQNVLEWISFHVERSKFDASTLSLSYCSIDGPTLCQLTRDQLLNMFGMSLGTQLYQSLLELKAKYDLNETCKLLDNFLEEFPDFPLLSTVEVNEVVTDTSYTDFSHIFKNFDNMKPLSDNGYESDSMHSSSSGGMLSFQIPSSPESRSSESDPEFSYPQIAKGHIKTERGETKKRGRGRPPKLSRDHKHFYQTSTKSKHAPRGTHLWEFIRDILIHPEQNQNQALMKWEDRREGVFKFLKSEAVAQLWGQKKKNSSMTYEKLSRAMRYYYKREILDRVDGRRLVYKFGKNSTGWKVEETELHGM, from the exons ATGTCGTCTGCCAGTGAGCTGTGTACGATCCTGACCAACGCTAACATGACCATGTACCAGACTGGGAGCTCAGAGCCCCTGCAGCCGCTACAGCCCAGCCTCACCACCGTGTCTCTGCCCGCCATAGGAGACCTGCTGCAACTCTCAGACCTTTCCTCATGCAGTTCCAATATACTGG CTCAATGGTATGACCTGAACCCTCAGTACTGGAGCAAGCAGAACGTGTTGGAGTGGATCAGTTTTCACGTGGAACGCAGTAAGTTTGATGCCAGCACACTGAGCCTGTCCTACTGCTCCATTGATGGACCTACACTCTGCCAACTGACCAGAGATCAGCTGTTAAACATGTTTGGAATGTCCCTCGGGACTCAGCTCTACCAGAGCCTGTTGGAACTCAAGGCCAAATACG ATCTGAACGAGACCTGTAAGCTTCTGGACAACTTCCTTGAGGAGTTCCCAGACTTCCCTCTGCTCAGCACAGTAGAAGTGAACGAAG TTGTGACAGACACCAGCTATACTGACTTCTCACACATCTTCAAGAACTTCGATAACATGAAGCCGCTCAGCGATAATGGATATGAGTCCGACAGCATGCACAGCTCCTCATCAG GGGGAATGCTCAGCTTCCAGATCCCCAGCTCTCCAGAATCCAGGAGCAGTGAGTCCGACCCAGAGTTCTCCTACCCTCAGATAGCAA AAGGGCACAtaaagacagagaggggagagacgaagaagagaggcagaggaagacCTCCCAAACTCAGCCGAGACCACAAACACTTCTACCAGACCTCCACAAAGAGCAAACATG CGCCTCGTGGGACCCACCTGTGGGAGTTCATTAGGGACATCCTGATCCACCCAGAGCAGAACCAGAATCAGGCTCTGATGAAGTGGGAGGACCGCCGTGAGGGCGTCTTCAAGTTCCTCAAGTCTGAGGCTGTGGCCCAGCTGTGGgggcagaagaagaagaacagcAGCATGACCTATGAGAAGCTCAGCCGCGCCATGAG ATACTACTACAAGAGAGAGATCCTGGATAGAGTGGACGGTAGACGGCTGGTCTATAAGTTTGGGAAGAACTCCACCGGCTGGAAGGTGGAAGAGACCGAGCTGCATGGCATGTGA